The genomic segment GGAGCATCTGCAGCACCGTGCTCTTGCCGCTGCCGATGCCTCCGGTCAGGCCGATGCGCACGGCGGCCACGTCAGAGCCCGATGACTTCCAGGATCGAGGAAGGCCCGAACAGGAGTGCAGTGAGGCCCGCCCCGGCGAGGAAGGGACCGAAGGGAATCGCGCCGCCTTCACGCAGGTTGTCGCTGAACTTCATGGCGATGCCGATGATGGCACCGATCACGGAGGCCATGAGGATGATGGGCACCAGCGCCTGCCAGCCGAACCAGGCGCCCAGGGCCGCGAACAGCTTGAAATCGCCGTAGCCCATCCCTTCCTTGCCGGTGAGCAGCTTGAAACCTTGGTACACCAGCCAGAGTGACACGTAGCCCGCCGCCGCGCCCCAGACCGCTTGCTGCAGCGGCACGCCCGTCCAGCGCAGCGCCGATGCGATCAGCCCGGCCCAGACCAGCGGCAGCGTGATGTCGTCCGGCAGCAGCGTGGTGTCCCAATCGATCATCGCGAGCGCCACCAGAGCCGCCGCGAAGCCGCACCAGGCCAGACCGGTCCAGCTGACGCCCCACTTCCAGCCGCAGAAGGTAAACAGTCCGGCGGTGGCGATCTCGACCAGGGGATAGCGCG from the Ramlibacter henchirensis genome contains:
- a CDS encoding prepilin peptidase, whose amino-acid sequence is MLLSPGMDAALAGVLGLLVGSFLNVVIYRLPKMLERQWAADCAELVGKSPEPAEPFNLMHPRSRCRQCGHLIRWYENIPVLSYLALRGKCSECGTRIGARYPLVEIATAGLFTFCGWKWGVSWTGLAWCGFAAALVALAMIDWDTTLLPDDITLPLVWAGLIASALRWTGVPLQQAVWGAAAGYVSLWLVYQGFKLLTGKEGMGYGDFKLFAALGAWFGWQALVPIILMASVIGAIIGIAMKFSDNLREGGAIPFGPFLAGAGLTALLFGPSSILEVIGL